AGCATCTTAAAAAGTTAGTTTTAGATGTTGCAGCACATATCAATGTTGTTTTAGATTATCCAGAAGAGGGAATTGATGATCCTTTACCAGAGCATTTAGTGGAAAATCTTCAAGAGGTATTGGATACAACAGATAGATTAATAAGATCTTACGACAAAGGTAAGATGATAAAAGAGGGAATAAAAACAGCTATAGTAGGTAAGCCAAATGTTGGTAAATCTAGTATACTGAATTCTGTTTTAAAGGAAGAGAGAGCTATAGTTACTCATGTAGCTGGAACAACTAGAGATGTAATTGAAGAGGTTGTAAATCTTAAAGGGATTCCTTTGGTATTAGTTGATACTGCTGGAATTAGAAAAACAGATGATTTAGTAGAAAATATAGGTGTTGAGAAATCTAAGAAATTGATTGAAAGTGCAGATCTTATTCTTTTCGTTGTTGATGGTTCAAGACCTTTAGATGAAGAGGATATGAAGATACATGAAGCAATAAAAGCTGAAAAGGTTATTGGAATCTTGAATAAGATAGATATTAAAGAGGATATTGACCTATCACCTTTAACTAAGATAAGTAAATGGTTAGAGATTTCAGCTATAAAAAATCAAGGAATAGATGAGATGGAAGAGGAGATCTATCGTCATATTATTGATGAAAATATTGAAGATAGTTCTCAAAAGATAACAATTACAAATGTAAGACATAAATCAGCATTAGAGAAAACTAAACAATCTATTGAGAATATATTTGAAACAATAGAGAGTGGACTTCCTATGGATCTTATGGCTGTGGATATTAAAGGGGCTTTAGATTCATTGTCAGAGGTAACTGGAGAGATATCTAGTGAAGATCTATTAGATCATATATTTAGTAACTTCTGTGTAGGAAAATAAAAAATAAGAGTGATTCATTTTGTGGGTCACTCTTTTCTTGCTTTTAAATATTGAAATTTGGAGGATAAAGAATGAAAAAATATGAAGTTATAGTTGTAGGAGGTGGGCATGGAGGTGTTGAAGCTAGTTTAGCAGCAGCTAGATTAGGAAAGAAAACAGCTATGTTTACTCTTTATTTAGATACAATAGCAATGATGTCATGTAATCCTTCTATTGGAGGACCTGGAAAAAGCAACTTAGTAGCTGAGATGGATATTCTTGGTGGAGAGATGGGAAGACATACAGATAGATTTAATCTTCAATTGAAACATCTAAATGAAAGTAAAGGTCCAGCAGCAAGAATTACAAGAGGACAAGCAGATAAATATCTATATAGAACAGAGATGAGAAAACTTTTAGAACATACTGATAATCTTGAATTGATACAAGATTGTGTAGATGAAATAATAGTTGAAGATGGGAAAGTAAAAGGGATTATAACAAGACTTGGAATAGAATATTATGCTGATACAGTAGTTTTAGCAACAGGAACTTTCTTAAAAGGGAAGATAGTTATTGGAGATGTTGCTTATTCAGCAGGTAGACAGGGAGAAAATTCAGCAGAGAAACTATCTGATAGCTTGAGAGAACATGGAATTACTATTGAGAGATACCAAACTGCAACTCCACCAAGACTTGATAGAAGAAGTATAGATTTTAGCAAGATGAAAGAGTTAAGAGGAGAGGAACACCCTAGATACTTCTCAATTTTTACTGAAAAAGAGAGAAATAACACAGTTCCTACTTGGCTTACTTACACTACAGAAAAGACAATTGAAGTAGCTAAAGAGATGTTACAATACTCTCCAATAGTAAGTGGAATTATTAAAACTCATGGACCTAGACATTGTCCATCTCTAGATAGAAAGGTTATAAACTTCCCAGATAAAACAAATCATCAAATATTTTTAGAATTGGAATCAGCTGATTCAGAAGAAGTTTATGTAAATGGACTTACAACAGCTATGCCACCTTTTGCTCAAGAGGCTATGATGAGAACAATAGCAGGGCTTGAAAATGCAAGGGTAATGAGATATGGATATGCTGTTGAATATGATTATGCTCCAGCTTCACAACTTTATCCAAGCTTAGAGAGTAAAAAGATAGAGGGATTATTCTTTGCTGGGCAAATAAATGGAACTTCAGGTTATGAAGAGGCTGCTTGTCAAGGATTTATAGCAGGGGTTAATGCTGCAAGAAAAGTTGATAATAAAGAGCCTGTTATTATTGATAGAAGT
The genomic region above belongs to Fusobacterium varium and contains:
- the mnmE gene encoding tRNA uridine-5-carboxymethylaminomethyl(34) synthesis GTPase MnmE, which encodes MLFDTIAAISTPRGEGGIGIVRISGNNALDILEKIFKPKSGKAIKGLRNYSINYGHIFDGKTLVDEVLVSIMKAPNTYTREDIVEINCHGGFVITEKVLEVVLKNGARIAEIGEFTRRAFLNGRIDLTQAEAVIDLIHGKTEKSVSLSLNQLRGDLKEQIEHLKKLVLDVAAHINVVLDYPEEGIDDPLPEHLVENLQEVLDTTDRLIRSYDKGKMIKEGIKTAIVGKPNVGKSSILNSVLKEERAIVTHVAGTTRDVIEEVVNLKGIPLVLVDTAGIRKTDDLVENIGVEKSKKLIESADLILFVVDGSRPLDEEDMKIHEAIKAEKVIGILNKIDIKEDIDLSPLTKISKWLEISAIKNQGIDEMEEEIYRHIIDENIEDSSQKITITNVRHKSALEKTKQSIENIFETIESGLPMDLMAVDIKGALDSLSEVTGEISSEDLLDHIFSNFCVGK
- the mnmG gene encoding tRNA uridine-5-carboxymethylaminomethyl(34) synthesis enzyme MnmG, producing MKKYEVIVVGGGHGGVEASLAAARLGKKTAMFTLYLDTIAMMSCNPSIGGPGKSNLVAEMDILGGEMGRHTDRFNLQLKHLNESKGPAARITRGQADKYLYRTEMRKLLEHTDNLELIQDCVDEIIVEDGKVKGIITRLGIEYYADTVVLATGTFLKGKIVIGDVAYSAGRQGENSAEKLSDSLREHGITIERYQTATPPRLDRRSIDFSKMKELRGEEHPRYFSIFTEKERNNTVPTWLTYTTEKTIEVAKEMLQYSPIVSGIIKTHGPRHCPSLDRKVINFPDKTNHQIFLELESADSEEVYVNGLTTAMPPFAQEAMMRTIAGLENARVMRYGYAVEYDYAPASQLYPSLESKKIEGLFFAGQINGTSGYEEAACQGFIAGVNAARKVDNKEPVIIDRSEGYIGVLIDDIIHKKTPEPYRVLPSRSEYRLTLRFDNAFMRLFKKAKEIGILSKERIDYLEKAIETVNSEIARLKEISVPMVQANALLESLGSNQKLTKGVKIGDLLKIKEVTYDSLKAIVEIEDYPEFIKNQIETMIKYEIFIERENEQIKRFKELEEMKIPVDFDFSQVRGISNIARSGMEEIKPLSIGEASRISGVTGNDIALLIGYLK